A genomic region of Ictidomys tridecemlineatus isolate mIctTri1 chromosome 10, mIctTri1.hap1, whole genome shotgun sequence contains the following coding sequences:
- the Sephs2 gene encoding selenide, water dikinase 2: MGETAVGACGEAMAALVTAEGASGPAGMSLGRGFSSYRPFDPQTLGFSPSWRLTGFSGMKGUGCKVPQETLLKLLAGLSRPDVRPQPGPGLVGGQEEAAQEAGLTSGTGPSPTFPFLSIGMDSCVIPLRHGGLSLVQTTDFFYPLVEDPYMMGRIACANVLSDLYAMGITECDNMLMLLSVSQSMNEEEREKVTPLMVKGFRDAAEEGGTAVTGGQTVVNPWIIIGGVATVVCQPNEFIMPDNAVVGDVLVLTKPLGTQVAANAHQWLDNPERWNKIKMVVSREEVELAYQEAMFNMATLNRTAAGLMHTFNAHAATDITGFGILGHSQNLAKQQRNEVSFVIHNLPIIAKMAAISKASGRFGLLQGTSAETSGGLLICLPREQAARFCSEIKSSKYGEGHQAWIVGIVEKGNRTARIIDKPRVIEVLPRGATAAALAPDNSNASSEPSS; encoded by the coding sequence ATGGGGGAGACCGCGGTGGGAGCCTGCGGAGAAGCGATGGCGGCGTTGGTGACCGCGGAAGGCGCCTCGGGCCCGGCGGGCATGTCTCTCGGCCGGGGCTTCTCGAGCTACCGGCCCTTCGATCCCCAGACGTTGGGCTTCAGCCCGAGCTGGCGGCTGACCggtttctccggcatgaagggctGAGGCTGCAAGGTCCCCCAGGAGACGCTGCTCAAACTCCTGGCGGGACTGTCACGGCCGGACGTGCGGCCCCAGCCGGGCCCAGGCCTGGTTGGAGGCCAGGAAGAGGCGGCCCAGGAAGCTGGCCTGACCTCTGGGACAGGCCCCAGCCCAACTTTTCCATTCTTGAGTATTGGGATGGACTCCTGCGTCATCCCCCTGAGGCACGGAGGCCTATCACTGGTGCAGACCACGGACTTTTTCTACCCCTTGGTGGAAGATCCGTACATGATGGGGCGTATAGCTTGCGCAAATGTGCTGAGTGACCTCTACGCCATGGGCATTACTGAATGTGACAACATGTTAATGTTACTCAGTGTCAGCCAGAGTATGAATGAGGAGGAACGAGAAAAGGTAACACCACTCATGGTTAAAGGCTTTCGGGATGCTGCTGAGGAGGGAGGCACTGCAGTGACAGGTGGACAAACAGTGGTCAACCCTTGGATTATCATCGGGGGAGTTGCCACTGTGGTATGTCAACCAAATGAATTCATAATGCCTGACAATGCAGTTGTAGGGGATGTGCTCGTGTTAACCAAACCCTTAGGCACTCAAGTCGCCGCTAATGCTCACCAATGGCTGGATAATCCTGAAAGATGGAATAAGATAAAAATGGTGGTCTCCAGAGAAGAGGTAGAGCTGGCTTATCAGGAAGCTATGTTCAATATGGCTACCCTAAATAGAACTGCTGCCGGATTAATGCACACCTTTAATGCCCATGCAGCCACCGATATCACAGGCTTTGGCATTTTAGGACACTCTCAGAACCTcgcaaaacaacaaagaaatgagGTGTCCTTTGTCATTCATAATCTGCCGATCATTGCCAAGATGGCTGCCATCAGCAAGGCCAGTGGGCGATTTGGACTACTTCAAGGAACTTCGGCTGAAACCTCTGGGGGATTACTAATTTGTCTGCCAAGAGAACAGGCAGCTCGATTTTGCTCAGAAATAAAATCTTCCAAGTACGGAGAGGGTCACCAAGCATGGATCGTAGGCATCGTGGAAAAGGGAAACCGAACAGCCCGTATCATCGACAAGCCTCGAGTTATTGAGGTTCTACCTCGTGGGGCCACTGCTGCTGCTCTTGCTCCTGATAATTCCAACGCCTCCTCAGAGCCTAGCTCCTGA
- the Dctpp1 gene encoding dCTP pyrophosphatase 1, translating into MSSAGGDTQRDAGRKDTAAAAGSFSFSPEPTLEDIRRLHAEFAAERDWDQFHQPRNLLLALVGEVGELAELFQWKSDAEPGPKAWPLRERAALQEELSDVLIYLVALAARCHVDLPQAVLSKMDTNRRRYPVHLSRGSARKYTDLSHGAISEDQTMGPADLAHESSSQTST; encoded by the exons ATGTCTAGTGCCGGAGGTGATACCCAGAGGGACGCTGGGAGAAAGGATACTGCTGCTGCCGCCGGCTCATTCAGCTTCAGCCCGGAACCCACGCTGGAGGATAT CCGGCGTCTCCATGCAGAGTTTGCTGCAGAGCGGGACTGGGACCAGTTCCACCAGCCTCGGAACCTCCTACTGGCCTTGGTTGGGGAAGTGGGAGAGCTGGCAGAACTCTT TCAGTGGAAGTCTGATGCAGAACCTGGCCCCAAAGCCTGGCCCCTAAGGGAACGGGCAGCCCTTCAAGAAGAGCTTAGTGATGTCCTCATCTATCTGGTGGCATTAGCAGCCCGTTGCCATGTGGATCTGCCCCAAGCAGTGCTCTCCAAAATGGATACCAACCGGCGACGTTACCCCGTTCATCTGTCACGTGGCTCAGCCCGCAAGTATACAGACTTGTCCCATGGGGCCATCTCTGAAGACCAGACTATGGGTCCTGCAGACCTTGCCCATGAGTCCTCAAGCCAGACCTCAACATAG
- the Znf771 gene encoding zinc finger protein 771 isoform X5 produces MIQVPSEVQVPVPVPVPAPSADPARPHACPDCGRAFARRSTLAKHARTHTGERPFACTECGRRFSQKSALTKHGRTHTGERPYECPECDKRFSAASNLRQHRRRHTGEKPYACAHCGRRFAQSSNYAQHLRVHTGEKPYACPDCGRAFGGSSCLARHRRTHTGERPYACADCGTRFAQSSALAKHRRVHTGEKPHRCAVCGRRFGHRSNLAEHARTHTGERPYPCTECGRRFRLSSHFIRHRRAHMRRRLFICAGCGRDFKLPAGATAANATERCPECEGS; encoded by the exons ATGATACAG GTTCCCAGCGAGGTGCAAGTGCCAGTGCCAGTGCCAGTTCCAGCGCCATCTGCCGACCCGGCGCGCCCCCACGCGTGCCCGGATTGCGGCCGCGCCTTTGCGCGCCGCTCCACGCTGGCCAAGCACGCTCGCACGCACACGGGCGAGCGGCCCTTTGCGTGCACCGAGTGCGGCCGGCGTTTCTCACAGAAGTCAGCGCTGACCAAACACGGCCGCACTCACACAGGCGAGCGGCCTTACGAATGCCCAGAATGCGACAAGCGCTTCTCCGCCGCCTCGAACCTGCGGCAGCACCGACGGCGTCATACTGGCGAGAAGCCGTACGCATGCGCACACTGCGGCCGTCGTTTCGCGCAGAGTTCCAACTATGCACAGCATCTGCGCGTGCACACGGGCGAGAAGCCGTACGCGTGCCCGGACTGCGGACGAGCTTTTGGCGGAAGTTCGTGCCTGGCGCGCCACCGACGCACGCACACGGGCGAGCGGCCTTACGCATGCGCCGACTGCGGCACGCGCTTTGCGCAGAGTTCAGCACTGGCCAAGCACCGGCGCGTGCACACTGGCGAGAAGCCGCACCGCTGTGCAGTGTGCGGACGGCGCTTCGGCCATCGCTCCAATCTGGCAGAGCATGCGCGCACGCACACAGGCGAGAGGCCCTATCCGTGCACGGAGTGCGGCCGCCGCTTCCGCCTCAGCTCGCATTTCATCCGCCACCGTCGCGCGCACATGCGGCGCCGCCTGTTTATCTGTGCCGGCTGTGGCCGGGACTTCAAGCTACCCGCAGGCGCCACTGCCGCCAATGCCACCGAGCGCTGCCCAGAGTGCGAGGGCAGCTGA
- the Znf771 gene encoding zinc finger protein 771 isoform X4, with translation MEEEEEHSRKRKLQKINFRGVETKKVPSEVQVPVPVPVPAPSADPARPHACPDCGRAFARRSTLAKHARTHTGERPFACTECGRRFSQKSALTKHGRTHTGERPYECPECDKRFSAASNLRQHRRRHTGEKPYACAHCGRRFAQSSNYAQHLRVHTGEKPYACPDCGRAFGGSSCLARHRRTHTGERPYACADCGTRFAQSSALAKHRRVHTGEKPHRCAVCGRRFGHRSNLAEHARTHTGERPYPCTECGRRFRLSSHFIRHRRAHMRRRLFICAGCGRDFKLPAGATAANATERCPECEGS, from the exons atggaggaggaggaagagcactCCAGGAAGAGGAAACTACAAAAGATAAACTTCAGAGGTGTTGAGACTAAAAAG GTTCCCAGCGAGGTGCAAGTGCCAGTGCCAGTGCCAGTTCCAGCGCCATCTGCCGACCCGGCGCGCCCCCACGCGTGCCCGGATTGCGGCCGCGCCTTTGCGCGCCGCTCCACGCTGGCCAAGCACGCTCGCACGCACACGGGCGAGCGGCCCTTTGCGTGCACCGAGTGCGGCCGGCGTTTCTCACAGAAGTCAGCGCTGACCAAACACGGCCGCACTCACACAGGCGAGCGGCCTTACGAATGCCCAGAATGCGACAAGCGCTTCTCCGCCGCCTCGAACCTGCGGCAGCACCGACGGCGTCATACTGGCGAGAAGCCGTACGCATGCGCACACTGCGGCCGTCGTTTCGCGCAGAGTTCCAACTATGCACAGCATCTGCGCGTGCACACGGGCGAGAAGCCGTACGCGTGCCCGGACTGCGGACGAGCTTTTGGCGGAAGTTCGTGCCTGGCGCGCCACCGACGCACGCACACGGGCGAGCGGCCTTACGCATGCGCCGACTGCGGCACGCGCTTTGCGCAGAGTTCAGCACTGGCCAAGCACCGGCGCGTGCACACTGGCGAGAAGCCGCACCGCTGTGCAGTGTGCGGACGGCGCTTCGGCCATCGCTCCAATCTGGCAGAGCATGCGCGCACGCACACAGGCGAGAGGCCCTATCCGTGCACGGAGTGCGGCCGCCGCTTCCGCCTCAGCTCGCATTTCATCCGCCACCGTCGCGCGCACATGCGGCGCCGCCTGTTTATCTGTGCCGGCTGTGGCCGGGACTTCAAGCTACCCGCAGGCGCCACTGCCGCCAATGCCACCGAGCGCTGCCCAGAGTGCGAGGGCAGCTGA